One genomic window of Helicobacter canis includes the following:
- the purB gene encoding adenylosuccinate lyase, which produces MVERYAREQMKKLWDTNAKYSAWLEVEKALVRGWNKLGLIPDSDCEKICKNAKFDIARIDEIEAVTKHDLIAFTTSVAESLGEESRWVHYGITSSDCIDTAVALQMRDSLKIILDDIKQVREAIKVRAYQHKDTLMVGRSHGIHGEPITFGLVLAIWYDELGRHLKALESTLEVISVGQLSGAMGNLAHTPMELETLVCKELGLKPAPVSNQVIQRDRYARLMSDLALLASSCEKIAVEVRHLQRTEVYEAEEYFESGQKGSSAMPHKRNPVLSENITGLCRMIRSYAMPAMENVALWHERDISHSSVERFILPDSFITTDFMLMRLKGLLEKLVVYPKNMMKNLNLTGGLVFSQRILLELPKKGVSREDAYKIVQRNAMKVWQDLQNGVMQEGKAAVNDKGESLYLQYLLADNELVGLIGEAAIRECFEFSYYTKNVDSIFKRVFGDQ; this is translated from the coding sequence ATGGTAGAACGATACGCAAGAGAGCAGATGAAAAAACTATGGGACACAAATGCAAAGTATTCCGCGTGGCTTGAGGTAGAAAAGGCGTTAGTTAGAGGCTGGAATAAGCTTGGGCTAATCCCTGATAGCGATTGTGAAAAGATATGTAAAAATGCGAAATTTGACATTGCTAGGATTGATGAAATAGAAGCGGTTACCAAACACGATTTAATCGCCTTTACCACTTCAGTAGCAGAATCTTTAGGCGAAGAATCTCGCTGGGTGCATTATGGGATAACTTCTAGTGATTGTATCGACACAGCGGTGGCGTTGCAAATGCGAGATTCTCTAAAGATTATTTTAGATGATATTAAACAAGTAAGAGAAGCGATAAAAGTGCGTGCATATCAGCATAAAGATACGCTAATGGTAGGGCGAAGCCACGGAATCCACGGAGAGCCTATCACTTTTGGACTCGTTTTAGCGATTTGGTATGATGAGCTAGGGCGGCATTTGAAGGCGTTAGAATCCACTTTAGAAGTCATCTCTGTGGGGCAACTCAGCGGGGCTATGGGCAATCTCGCCCACACACCTATGGAGCTTGAAACGCTAGTCTGCAAAGAGCTAGGGCTAAAACCCGCCCCTGTGAGTAATCAAGTGATACAAAGGGATAGATACGCTAGGCTTATGAGTGATTTAGCCCTTTTGGCTAGTAGCTGTGAGAAAATCGCCGTGGAAGTGCGACACCTGCAACGCACAGAAGTCTATGAAGCAGAAGAGTATTTTGAATCTGGGCAAAAGGGAAGCTCTGCTATGCCACATAAGCGAAACCCGGTTTTGAGTGAAAACATCACAGGGCTTTGTAGAATGATACGCTCTTATGCAATGCCGGCAATGGAGAATGTCGCGTTGTGGCACGAGCGGGATATTAGCCATAGTAGCGTGGAGCGATTTATTTTGCCAGATAGCTTTATTACCACAGATTTTATGCTAATGCGTTTAAAAGGGCTGCTTGAAAAGCTAGTGGTGTATCCAAAAAATATGATGAAAAATCTAAACCTCACCGGTGGGCTTGTCTTTTCACAGCGAATCTTGCTAGAGCTGCCTAAAAAGGGCGTATCACGCGAAGATGCCTATAAAATCGTGCAAAGAAATGCGATGAAGGTATGGCAAGACTTACAAAATGGTGTTATGCAGGAAGGCAAAGCGGCGGTAAATGACAAGGGCGAGAGCTTATATTTGCAATATCTTTTAGCAGATAACGAGCTTGTGGGGCTTATTGGCGAAGCAGCAATCCGCGAATGCTTTGAGTTTAGCTACTACACAAAAAATGTGGATTCTATCTTTAAACGAGTGTTTGGGGATCAATGA
- a CDS encoding Eco57I restriction-modification methylase domain-containing protein → MTKSTHLSTQEKVNLGSFYTADFLVNVVYTMLKKYVDSKDYVLLDSSCGSGNFLRTEAIIKSGFAKDSFSKIIGADIDKMALHIAKHTLDSKVSLLHKNALHNVAREHFNLTQADRLIIVGNPPYNDRTSIVQNHLKNKDSIQIDSALQHRDIGISFLRSYERLQADFICVLHPLSYLIKRANFNALKDFTKAYKLIDSTIISSQIFCKDSKGYFPIIIALYKKDSKGMDYEYICNFKFKTIDEKEFSLKGFDYIGNYIDKYPNKKRVEKSQVKAMFYTMRDINALRRSKTFINKENNNTIFITKEKYSLYCYVDVFKLFLPHIPYYFGNCDVMIDFQQFKALESHFIQASESKILSPEISQYFRDLLGVHYENTTM, encoded by the coding sequence ATGACAAAATCAACACATTTAAGCACACAAGAAAAAGTCAATCTCGGCAGTTTTTATACTGCTGATTTTTTGGTCAATGTAGTCTATACAATGCTTAAAAAATATGTAGATTCTAAAGATTATGTGCTGCTTGATAGCTCGTGCGGAAGTGGAAATTTCTTGCGCACAGAAGCCATTATTAAAAGCGGATTTGCTAAAGATAGCTTTAGCAAAATTATTGGAGCTGATATTGATAAAATGGCTTTGCATATCGCCAAACACACACTGGATTCTAAGGTTAGCTTGCTTCATAAAAACGCATTGCATAATGTTGCTAGGGAGCATTTTAATCTCACGCAAGCTGATAGGCTCATCATCGTGGGTAATCCGCCTTATAATGACAGAACTTCTATCGTGCAAAATCATCTTAAAAATAAAGACTCTATACAAATAGATTCTGCTTTGCAACATAGAGATATAGGCATAAGCTTTTTACGCTCTTATGAGAGATTGCAGGCGGATTTTATCTGTGTTTTGCACCCACTTTCTTATTTGATAAAAAGGGCTAATTTTAATGCACTAAAAGATTTCACAAAAGCTTATAAACTTATAGATTCTACAATTATTAGCTCTCAAATTTTTTGCAAAGATTCTAAGGGGTATTTTCCTATTATTATCGCTCTATATAAAAAGGATAGTAAAGGAATGGATTATGAATATATTTGTAATTTTAAATTTAAGACAATAGATGAAAAAGAATTTAGCCTAAAGGGGTTTGATTATATTGGTAATTATATTGATAAATACCCCAATAAAAAGCGCGTGGAAAAATCGCAAGTCAAAGCGATGTTTTACACAATGCGCGATATAAATGCCCTGCGCCGTTCTAAAACTTTTATAAACAAAGAAAATAACAATACAATTTTTATAACAAAAGAAAAATATAGCCTGTATTGCTATGTTGATGTGTTTAAATTATTTTTGCCACATATTCCTTATTATTTTGGAAATTGTGATGTGATGATTGATTTTCAACAATTTAAAGCTCTAGAATCTCATTTTATACAAGCAAGTGAAAGCAAGATTCTAAGCCCTGAAATTTCGCAGTATTTTAGAGATTTACTAGGAGTGCATTATGAAAATACAACAATGTGA
- a CDS encoding R.Pab1 family restriction endonuclease, translating to MQNINDDEFLDSRSDLQILRSHPISKKILGVEFYESQVKYPLLVHKFNHFDVLVEIIIKEKQRAIGVQPMLYVCFPITELQCNPTLLGRVAESKECGLLILDSKDKDFLLETFTIFGLLSKSHNYDVCEIIKIILNA from the coding sequence TTGCAAAATATTAACGATGATGAATTTTTGGATTCTAGGAGCGATTTGCAGATTTTACGAAGCCACCCTATAAGCAAAAAGATTTTAGGTGTGGAGTTTTATGAATCTCAAGTCAAATATCCGCTTTTGGTGCATAAATTTAATCATTTTGATGTGCTAGTAGAAATCATCATTAAAGAAAAACAAAGAGCAATTGGCGTGCAGCCTATGCTTTATGTTTGTTTTCCTATCACGGAGTTACAATGTAACCCCACACTTTTAGGCAGAGTGGCAGAATCTAAAGAATGCGGCTTGCTTATCTTAGATTCTAAGGATAAAGACTTTTTGCTAGAGACTTTTACAATCTTTGGACTGCTAAGTAAAAGCCATAACTATGATGTGTGCGAGATTATAAAGATTATTTTAAACGCATAA